A single genomic interval of Mauremys reevesii isolate NIE-2019 linkage group 24, ASM1616193v1, whole genome shotgun sequence harbors:
- the LOC120389973 gene encoding protein NKG7-like — translation MVLIRIASVTLALLSSALLVVALVTDNWVKVNEAEGSHLGLWKICVSQICILRLTRVPGFFHTSRFFMILAMFTGFLSFFALIASFVCSHFRSVSLTLISTMGSFSAGVCAMIALAVFTSADCQLVMPGILSYSWSYGLGWLSCFLYLGTGAVTLLTPGSSYSRV, via the exons ATGGTGCTTATCCGGATCGCAAGCGTCACCCTGGCTCTGCTCAGCTCGGCGCTGCTGGTGGTGGCCCTGGTCACAGACAACTGGGTGAAGGTTAATGAAGCAGAGGGGAGTCATCTTGGGCTGTGGAAGATCTGTGTGTCACAGATTTGCATCTTGCGTCTAACCAGAGTACCAG gtTTCTTCCACACCAGCAGGTTTTTCATGATTCTGGCCATGTTCACCGGGTTTCTCTCCTTCTTCGCTCTCATCGCCTCCTTCGTTTGCTCCCACTTTCGCTCCGTGTCCCTGACCCTGATCTCCACCATGGGCAGCTTCAGTGCAG GTGTCTGTGCCATGATCGCGCTGGCCGTGTTCACCAGTGCTGATTGCCAGCTCGTCATGCCAGGAATCCTCTCCTACAGTTGGTCCTACGGCCTGGGCTGGCTGTCCTGCTTCCTGTATCTTGGAACTG gtgCG